TTTAACCCTCTCCAAATGTGCCAAACATTCATTTCGAGACATCTTACGCAGCCAATCTTCATAATATGACCAGCCAAATAAAACGGACCAGTCCGATATGAACTCCTCCGGATCGTTCTTGGCTGCGGAACAAAAACTTTCgaaattcaaaaggttCCAACGTTTAGCAATCTCTGGTCCAATCCCATAAcagttcttgaaatattttaagCTATCTTCCAACCCTATCGAATCATTCAAGCCTGGTAACACACCCGTATCTAGTATaatttgtatttttcttgcaatgCTGGGCCCAATATTCCTTAGTTTAGTATGTGCTTCTTCACCAGAACTAATGTCAAAATCGCAATTTTCTATGGATTGCTTGGCAAGTCTATAACTTCTTGCACGAAACTTCTCGCCCTTGACCTCATATTTTTTGGTCAATCTTTTCAACGCTTCAACAATCAATTCGTTATTCTTATATTTTGATCTATTATTCACAAGCAATGTTGTGCTCTCATTCGAATAAACAGGATCTTTAACAGGCTGTGAGGTCTCCATtgtatcttcatttttgccTCCATCACCTACATCAGTTGAAACCTCACTATGTTCATCACTTGAGCTTGTTCCGTTGTTAGTGTCATCTGATATAGTGATAACGGATGGTCTCAACTTGATCAAATcatctttttgaaaggtGAATGTTTTATTTCGAACCCACTTTGTGACGCAGCTAGTTTTGAAGCAGTGAATATTCAAATCTTCAACCTtgtcaaaaaattcatcaatattATTCAGGCCTGCctctctttgaaaaatatcccTTTGTATAAGGTTCATGTTGGAGTCAACAAAGGAGTCATCAATCAAAATTGTTACTTCTTTTGGATTGGATTGAAGGTAGCCTGCAAAGTTTGATACGATTGTGGCGccattttccttcaataaattttctaaaaactTGTTGGAAGATGTGCCAGGATtgggtaaaaaaataaaacttcCACAATTTTGGAACATGAAtagttttttgatttttcgGCATCATTGTTTCCTCACTTATCATCACTTAAGAACACatgctcttttttttttacccttAGAAAAGGTAGCCCCATGTATTTAAACATTTCAAAGTAAGTTTTTGCCGAAGCCGATTAATGACAGAAAAGTATAGCAAGTAGAATATTTTCGCATTTCTACTCCTAAAGCTGCATACAGAAAGGATACTTTCTTGTTGAACGTTAAGAATTCCTGGATACGTGtgtgtttatttttggacGGAAAAGGTTTCATTTactttcactttttgttGTCTGCGTAATTAAATCATGCAGGGAATCCCAAGATTTCGCGAGGTAAGCAGAGTATTCGCCTTCCTTATCGCAAAACTTCAGCCACCCAACGGAGTTATTACTTTGAAAACTagagattttttcatttgacAAACCAATGATTTGGTTAGTAATTTTTAAGAACTTGGATGGATTTTCCTGCGGGTTTATGAGCAATACACCATTCGTAGATGGGTGTAATATGGGTAACAAATCAGTCTCACTATCTCCTATATACCAGTAACAGCAAGTTTCTTTCTcagtattattatttctaCGGGTGTCGGTCTTCGCTAGTATCTCGTTCAGTGTTTTAATCTTGTCAGAACCAGTCAATAACCGGCAGTCAAATTCACCGCTGTAAGTTGCTGGACTTTTCTCTGTTAATACTTTCAAGGCGTTGCAAAAAACATGATGAGGATTGAGCTTTTTATTTCCGATGACCTCATAAATAAATTCACTTGACCAATTTATAGataaaacataaaaatcatcaagatttttgatagctgaaaaacaaaaccgATTGAAACCGTCTCTAAGTAAACGATTATCGTGGTTTTGATCTCTAGCAAATTCTTTCATCTGCTCTAGGGTAATTGACTTGAAAATCTGGTGTTTTGTGATTTCATTCACACTATTTAGCTCAATAATTCTATTATGGTTTTGATATTTCAGTTCCTCTTCAAACGTCTCATCAAAATTTGATCGCGAAATTCGTAATGGTATATCTGAGGATAACAGTGGTAGTGACCTCGTTCCATTATATTTGTACTTGTGGTATCCATCCATATAATTCTTAGTAAAATGACACCACTCCGGTTTCAACTGCGGGTTCAGCAGATACGGCAATTTTGCAATGGTACCGATTGTATCATCTCTTGTGATCgtttcatcaaaatctGAAATGATAATGTTCCTCATGTTCGTCCTTACTCCAGTTCACACCAGTGTAGTTCTCATATGCATTGCTGTTGGCTGCAAAGATCACTTTATAAACGGCCGCTGACGAAGAAAACCAAAAGAACACACACACAGCTATGTAACgaattaaaaaagaataaagatCGTACAGATAAGCAAGGTTTAATAATAGTAcattacaaaaaaaaatcttagGGTCAATTGTTCACACACTTCTATATCAATTCCGACTGAAAAAACGAAGGAACCGACTCAAACTGGTGTAAAAGCTAGGCTTTCAATCTCTGCTCTCCCAAACGAAAAAAGTGCTGGATATCACATCCAACTAAGTTATATAAAATAACTTTAGAGTGACATCGCGTACAAAGAGGGCATTAagcttattttcttgtgttctaaaaagaaggaacggaaaagaagaagactgAAGACAAATTCTTTGCCCTTAagtagttttttttttcaccaattttcatgaaaaaagaactcGACTCAATATCCGTGGCACGACATgaagtaaataaaaaatgcgCAAGCCCGGAATCGAACCGGGGGCCCAACGATGGCAACGTTGGATTTTACCACTAAACCACTTGCGCTAGTAATTATTGGAGTTGTTGGAGTAACAAGGCAAACCGTGCCAGTATGACCAACGATCACCATATACGCAGCGGAAGCATACACGAAGCACATCAAAAACAGATACACTATGAAACACATAAGAATGAGTCTGATGAGCAAATTAGAAGATTGATTAGATGTACTATTCCGACTTTGTAAATACCTGAATAATTAGTTATAGCCGAAGTTCTGTCTTTTTACCGTTCATGTATAGCTAGGGCTTATAAATTAGAGATAGAATAAGGTATTGAGAGGGGGAATCTCGAGACAATTGTCCTTTCCGATAAAAGGTAATGATCTTAGGTGCACAGGATATACTATAAGTTTCCTCCGGTCCTAAGCAACCCTTGGGAAAGGAATCAACAATTCCACATAACAGGGTAAattttttaccttttttatACGTTGCCACTCTTTTAACCTATTGAAATGCCAATCCTTGCGCTCCAAGCTTTCACTAATTTCAATTACACCTGGATCTTGCATTGATCCCAGATTTTACGTCATCTTTTAAATACCGTTCATGATAATGCTCTAGCAGCCATAATAAcgttggaacaataatcaaatatccatcaattactagtgcagctgattaatacattcaatcacgtaactagaagattatcatatacgatgttaagaagatgacaaaaattatcagaccagtgaaataagattcagaacagtcatcgaatttagtggaagctgaagcgcaaggattgataatgcgATAGGAtaaatgaataacgacgtataaaatgaaggaagaaataagaataagattatgtaaaagtgtagattccctttcgtggattcctaaatccatgaggagaacttctagtatattctatatacataatattattaaccttatcaaaaatgaaatcccaacaaatgtcacaagattttactgggCAATAAGTATGTTGTACTAGCAGTTGATGGATAATAGTTGGTACTGTTTTAA
The genomic region above belongs to Saccharomyces kudriavzevii IFO 1802 strain IFO1802 genome assembly, chromosome: 3 and contains:
- the CTO1 gene encoding Cto1p (similar to Saccharomyces cerevisiae YCR015C; ancestral locus Anc_1.430), translated to MRNIIISDFDETITRDDTIGTIAKLPYLLNPQLKPEWCHFTKNYMDGYHKYKYNGTRSLPLLSSDIPLRISRSNFDETFEEELKYQNHNRIIELNSVNEITKHQIFKSITLEQMKEFARDQNHDNRLLRDGFNRFCFSAIKNLDDFYVLSINWSSEFIYEVIGNKKLNPHHVFCNALKVLTEKSPATYSGEFDCRLLTGSDKIKTLNEILAKTDTRRNNNTEKETCCYWYIGDSETDLLPILHPSTNGVLLINPQENPSKFLKITNQIIGLSNEKISSFQSNNSVGWLKFCDKEGEYSAYLAKSWDSLHDLITQTTKSESK
- the POL4 gene encoding DNA-directed DNA polymerase IV (similar to Saccharomyces cerevisiae POL4 (YCR014C); ancestral locus Anc_1.429), producing MFQNCGSFIFLPNPGTSSNKFLENLLKENGATIVSNFAGYLQSNPKEVTILIDDSFVDSNMNLIQRDIFQREAGLNNIDEFFDKVEDLNIHCFKTSCVTKWVRNKTFTFQKDDLIKLRPSVITISDDTNNGTSSSDEHSEVSTDVGDGGKNEDTMETSQPVKDPVYSNESTTLLVNNRSKYKNNELIVEALKRLTKKYEVKGEKFRARSYRLAKQSIENCDFDISSGEEAHTKLRNIGPSIARKIQIILDTGVLPGLNDSIGLEDSLKYFKNCYGIGPEIAKRWNLLNFESFCSAAKNDPEEFISDWSVLFGWSYYEDWLRKMSRNECLAHLERVKSSLGEIDPECQVELQGSYNRGYSKCGDIDLLFFKPFCNDTAELANIMESLCIKLFRDGYILCFLQLTPILERMFAEKILERLQTARIVGYGEREKWYSSEIIKKFFMGVKLSTRKLEELKEMDIDEGTFFIEQEEETKLKPIDQYMSLNSRDGNYCRRLDFFCCKWDELGAGRIHYTGSKEYNRWIRILAAQKGLKLTQHGLFRDNILLESFNERRIFELLNLKYVEPKDRNNIEWEKKRLNK